GCCTGCGCATGACCCTTGATGCACGACCGCGGGCCTAATTAAGCATTGGCTCTGTTTTGAAAACCGCTCTTGAAGCGGAAATGGCGAGGTTGCCGTGATTGCAGAAAAGCCGAGATGGCATTTTTCGTCTCAATGGTTGTTTAACTTCAGAGGTTGTCAACTTTCACCGGGATACCAGAAATTACGGAAATTTGTGTACCATTTGCAGTTTTCATATAATATTTAATTGAGGCTTCCAACAGCCACTATTCCCCAGGACCCGAAAAGTAGAATTTCTGGGTACGAAGCAAATGGTACACAAGTCACCCCGGAAATTCTGAAATATAGGAAACTTTTTCTTACCATTATGTCATTCTGGAAAAACAGGGTTCTGGGTTTTCGATTAAATCTAAACAACCAATATCATGATCCAGGGtaaattgattattttttcatgGCAATAAAgtttgaggcaaaataaaaatgcgGATCAATTGCTTTTGTCGATTTGTAAATGTGTtatcaagcttattttgttcgGAGCGACTATTTTTTCGGGCGGTAAGAGGGGAAAAAACTAGTGAAAAAGTGTTTTGCAAACACAACACCatttatccccccccccctgattGTACAGTAGATGCCACACTTGAAATAACAAAGTAACGAAAAGTTTTTAATAATTATTGCACCTATTCATCTAATTTACACAGTGTTATTTTAACGATATTGTCACActtttttttggtaaaaaacCCTAAATTATCTGCTTTCAGCTAAGACGGAATTATTCTTTATTCTACAATGTCATCATCTACTCCGTAGAGCCTCCGTGCCATGAGCTCGTCGTGTTCACGCATCGGAAGAAAGGCCTGCAAGAAAAACGTCAAATAACATTAAAACCAACATAGTACTGAAAGCCTGGAGACAAGCAAGCTATCTTATAAGTCAAATCCCAACCTCATCTGATGCAAGCTTTTTATGACGGCAGACACGTGGTGAAGTACTCACCCAGGGCTGGCATCCGTTTAAAGTGCTAACCAAAGGATTGTTCAATTCTCTCTTCGGTTTAAGGCTTTTTAGTCTCCCTCCAAGATTACTGTACAAGGTGACCTCGGCATCGAGCAGCGCATTTTCCATGAGCATCGTAGCCGTATTAGACGGGCTCTGCTTTGCCTGAATTCCTATGCGGGCTCCATCGTTCCTGTTCAGACGAGATGGTGGTTGTGCAGACTCGTCTGCTACAGGTTTAAATGCACTTGTTTGTAAATTAATGTTCAATCCTGGCGTGGGCGCCGGTATAGAAGGTTCGTCTTGATAAAGACAGTTCCCTTTCATAACAAGCCGCTCGCTACAACACCAAGTGTCTACCGTAACTTGCTTCGTCCCCTCCAGGGGACACTCTGGCCGCGCCTCTACTGCAGATGTGCTTACTCTAAGTCCTTCAGTAACCTGTGACATCTCTGTTTTCACGGCAGAGACACGCCCTAGTGGTTCGACACTAGCCTCGACAGGACCACGAAACAAACCTTTATTATGTGAGCCTACAGTTCCATTTTTATACAAGCGAAAGCCAGGTTTCTCATGATTGTTAACTTGTTCTAGGGCCGGAGTAGAGGTAAAGTCTGGAGGAGGTATGGCAGCGGTCCTGCTTATCGCCGTTTCTGGATAAGAAGGTGTTCTTCCAGGCGAAGGGAGCTGACGAGGGAAGCCTGCAATATTCATACCTACTGGGCGAATACGCTTTGTGGTTGGAGTAAAACAAGGAGTGTTGATTGACGTCGGCTGGAACGCGCGTAGGATCTCCTTACTTTCAGAAAGAGTATTGGCAGCACTAGCAGGAATGTGGTTACTGTAAACATCGTGTTCCCATTGGGTAGTTCTTATGTCCATTCTCCCTGACATAGCGCCGTTCACATCACGTTGGGTAGTTCTTATATTCATTCTCCCTGACATAGCGCCGTTCACATCACGTTGGGTAGTTCTTATGTCCATTCTCCCTGACATAGCGCCGTTCACATCACGTTGGGTAGTGGGGAGACCATGGGGTATGATAGTCTGGGCTCCACTCAATCTCACCGGTGTATTATTTTGCACTTTCCTGCTAAATCCAACTACTGCCATGTCTTGGTGAGCCCGCCAAGTATCCTTGGGTTGGTCGGTATGAGATGAACACAGAGCCCTTGCGTTTTCTAGTTTAGCGCCTCTCTCGTCGTTAAGGGTGATAGACATGGTTTTTGGAAATAAAGGGGTACATAAAGATTTCTGTTGCACGCTGGAATTATCTGCAACCACCTTTTCATCCCGAGTCTGCTCCAGGTTCCATGTGACGCTATTCCTTGGATACTCCAAACCAAGAGGCTCATCGCCACGATTCTGATTGGACATAGAAGTTGTGATGCCTGATGTAGAGTTGATCAGATAAGCTGACTCATGCGTTTGCGGGTTGTGGtttttatactgttcttggaaCCTCGGAGTAACTAAGTTCAAAGTGTTACCGCAACTATAAGGCAGCGTCTTTTGCGAATGAATCGATACTGTATCTTGGCGTCCAAGTCTCAACGTTTGCTCGTTGCTGCAATCACCCTTGGAAGGATTACCTAGAGTTGAATCGGGACTGGACAACTGATTCCACCGACGCTTTTCTAAGTATTTTCTTGAGTAGACCTAAATGCAGAAATAGTATGTAAATAGTAGCAAGAACATCAACACGCCTAGCAGTAGAATATCTCACCTGTGACGAATCTGTGTCCCGTACCGGTTTTTCCTCCTCATCAAAAAGTTTCTGTACAATGTCGTCTTGTTGCCGACCACTGACAGGACAAGGCCAAGCGGTTTTGAGTTGTTTCATGCAAGAATGCAGTTCAGTAGTGCGGCTTTGTAAACAACTAATCGGTTTTTCCTATAAAAACGAGCAGGAAATATAAGTTTCAGAAGTCGTTTTGCTTAATTTTTATGCACGAGTGGACTATAGTGAAAGTGGGGCGTGCCAATGTGAAACGGTAAAGAGAAAGGGCGTGGGAGAATAATGATAGCATGCCTCTTCGTCATAACTGTTTTTTGGTGTGGAGTTTTCACCGTAATCAATAAAAAGTGCCCATGCACAGGACCTACCAAGTGTTCTTCATGAGGTGTACATAGTACATCGCCCCAagtaacctgctttctagcgCTCTCAGCAGGTCGAGGCTCCTCTACCTTCCCACGTGAAGAGGTTGTGAAAGCATCTCGGATATTTAGATTTTGCATTTTGATTCCTTGCTGCGAGTACCCTGTATGGATGTCCTGCTGAATCTTGATGTCTAGCTTCCCCCGTGAAGGTGTAAATGCATCAATGGAATGCAATCTTCCTGTTCCCATCTCTTGCACAGGTTGCCTATTGCCTAACGCTGACATAGCATTTGTTTCCATTTTACCGCGAGACGGTGTGATAAACAGATTACCAGCTTGCAAGCCATCGAATGGCATTTCTTGTTTAGTGCCAATAACGATACGGCTGTTCGACTCAAGTCTTCCTCGAGATGGTGTTGCGATTGATTCCTGCTTATTGTGGTTTCTAGCCGACAAATCAATGTTCGTATTATGTCTGTTTTGTGTGTCAGAAGCATAAAGCCTGCTGCACAATCCCTGATCTGGTCTACTGAAAACGGCTTCTGAAACGTTGGTTTCAAGCCTTTCCCGAGATGGTGCAACAAATATATCCGCAGCTTTCCGCTTCTCGTTGAAGCTGACTGTCGGGTTATCAATCTTATTCTGCCTGTGGCGATTGTTAGAGGTCTGTTCGTGCATGACGGCCATTGGAGTATTAGTCAGATGTCTTTCTCGAGATTGTGTGATGTCTGGACAGACACTCTCGTCGGCACCGATGCTTGACTGATCAACTACCCCTGCAAAAAGATGTGATTTTCTATGAAAAAGTTTGATGGGCCGCAATTTCATTATAGTCAATGCAACAGTCAACTTATGAAGAGGGTCCGAACACTACACTTCCATTTAGTAAACAACGAGAATGCATTACTGGGTTAAGAACAACTCTATACTTTACCTGGGTAAAAATTGTCCTGAACCCCAACAACAGATGACCCTGCAACATATCGATGTTGCTGATTTGATTTTGTGGTTATATCGGACAATGGGTTTTCATTTTGCTTCGGCAATCGTACACCAACAGAAAAGCCTTGATTTTCAGATGACAATGGCATACTATCTGCAGTGAGTTGGAGCTTTTTTGTCTGAATGTCTTTGAAGCCAACATTCAAAGTATAAGTAGAGCCACTCTGACTGATGGCTCGACAACTGCCCAGAGAAGGCCTTCCAAATCCACTAGGCTTGCTACCAGTGTAATAAATTGATGTCCTCTTTGATGACTAAAAAGCGAGAAGTAAAAGCAAAGAAGTTGAATAGATCAAAGGAGTCAAACTAGGATGATTTAGTAGCTATTTCAGTAAATGGGGGAGGCCTCATAACTTACAGTGCTACCAGTAAAAACCGTGAACACcggaaatatgtatggaatgtttgtttcGACCAATCACATGCGAGATATCCAAACCTTCATTTAGAAACATGTCTTAAACACAACAATCCCCAGTCTCTAAATCCTTGACCCTGATTTACATCATGAGAATATCAAAATCTTCAGACACCTGACCATgcgcatagccaggatttgctgaaggAGGGTGCAAAGTCATAGATAGACCATCTGGAAAAAGGGATTACATTTGATTATCCATCAATAAGAGCTGATTCACTTTGTGGGTGCCAATGGTGTGTGTGCAGGCAGCCATGCTACAGCCCTGCCTGATGGATGTATAGAACAAGTATTCCCTGTTTAGCTACCTGTGCATCAAAACAGCTTGCCCTTGATCTACCGACAGAGCTCAGTCGAGATGAGGCTAGGGTGTGTCTACCCTGCTGGTGATGGAGTTGCTTCTCATCCACACCTGCTCCACTAAGAATGCTCTTCAGGGCCTGGTTATCAGGCTTGAAGGAGATTTCATCATCGTCTTCATCAgaaacagcagcagcagctaAAAGCAACAGATTATTTACATAGTTTTAGCTAAATCAAGAAAGAAGAATAGAAAAATAGAgtatctttttgaaaactggAAATGTTTAGAGTTTACCCCAAAAGCCAGCTTAACCAACATCGTTTGAGGTAACGTTAGGTAAGCAGGTAAATGCTAAAATTGAATCCCGGATTTTGGAGCCTCATGGAattcaattttgaaatttctcTACTTTGAATTACATCATTTTgggcaaaacaaaaaatatattatatttatttattttgtacataACACCAGAAATATAACACATTATAAACTACTGTAGAGAGTCTTTTACTGCACACAGCTGATATTAAGAGGGATGGTGAAAGTGGGGGATCACAAAGAACCATTACATGCTGGGCAAAGGTTGGTCATTTTTGTAAGTGCTAGATTCAGCTTATGTGTGATGAAATAGCTACAAACTAATAAAAAGACACTGCAAAATTAGAATATGTATCAAAGGTGAGCTGTATAAAAGTGATGTTAAAGTTGTAATTTGAGTTTTGCAAATATAAGTGAAGCtactaaaagcaaaaaaatgtaaaagaaaTGGAAAAGATATCTCACTGGTCAGAAAGTGATGGGTCAGAAACTTTGGcataaattgattttttttctgactaACCTTGAGTAACTGGCTTGTTATGTTGCTGGTTGAGAGGCCTTAGCGGTATCTTCAACTGGTGGCTAGTTGCCCCAGTATTGCGCTGATAGAGTGATGTGCTTCCCCTACCCCCCATGTAGTAAATAGATGTTCTCTTGCCATTAATAGAGGTTCGcacattgctgaaaggaattgaaccAATTTAATAGAAAACTAATAATGATCTTTGTCTGGAATACTGTACTCAATAGCAGTTTGAATCTTTGAGGTGACATTCACCTTGTTCTAGATGACACTTGAGGCTTAAGTTGATTTTCCTGCACAAATGATTAGGCAACAATGGTTAGTTCTCCATGTTAATCCAATCGACAGTAGTTTTCACAGGTCCAACATGTAAATAAGTATTTTTGTCTACCTAAAAGTTGACAAAAAATCTAAATATCAATAATGGGGTATTGTTATCATCTTGTTCAAGTTTTTAGGTGAGTGAAAGGTTGACAATGTAGGTGAACTGGCTTTCAAAGGAGCCTTGTTGTGAAATTTGCATCATATAGTCCACCGCCAGTACTGGCTGGTTGAGGGGTTAATGGGCTGATACCGAGCAATCATTTGcgacacacaaaaaaaaccaTACCTGTATCCCAGTGTTGTTAAGAATTCCTTGCAGGGCATTGTTGTCAATCTCAAATTCGACCTCCTTCTCCACAGGATCAACACATTTCTTGCCACCATAGGCTGTGTGCAATGGCTTTGATGTTATGCTGCTTTTATCAGCCAATACAAATGCATCAACCTTGTGtggattaaaaataaaagataaaatatagCGTTGATGGATTATATACTAACTCTTACAACAATAACTTCATTCAGGCTCCGTCTAAAAATATGAGATACCCtgacaatgacaacaacaTTCCATGATATTCAATACACAGGGCTACTAACTTTTGTGAAAACCAGTTCTAagtaaaaaggtaaaaatcaCATGAAATTTACATATCCATTATTCAGGGCTATCAAAATGGGCTGAAATAGGTTGCTTAAAAAAGTACAGTAGCTAGTTGTGAGAGGATTGACTCAAAATTAGCTCAATtattcataatttttttttttaaagcagcAGGTGATAAAACATGAAGAAGCTGGCGAAGCTCTGGTAGGCGCTGACTTGTTTTGACGGCCCTGTTATTCAATACCAGGCAGAAAATATTTTACCTTTGTATTTGGCTTCTTTGAGACAGCCTTACCCTAGGAAAGGTAAGATAGTTATTATTAGACTAGTCCCCTACTTGTCAGCTATAAGCACTGCATATTAAATGCCAATTCTTGATATTTGCAATTAACAAACCTTTTGTAGCTTATTGTCCCATTTTGAATGCAGCTTTGAAAAGTCAGGAGCTGGTTTGGCCTTGCTTACTGGTTTCCTCTGTTTTGTTTCATTGTTCTTCAGACTCTGAAATCAAAGGCATACAGTACTAATAATGTATAGCAAAGTGTTACCCTGAATTTAAACAGAGTCAAacaccacccccaccacccaaAAGTTGTCTTATTTACTGCTCAATAAGGCAACTTAGAAAGAACTGTTTGACATACCggctctttattttcttttccacTCTTTTGCTGCTGTGTTGGTCTAGGAATTCTTGATCTGAATTTTGAGACTTTTGTAGCTACTGGCAccctaaaaaaacacagcGAAACTTTTTATCTTACGgccaaaaggaaaaaaatcagTTACATTGGATGGTCAAATAATATGCAAGTTGGACATAGGTAGTGTTGTTCTGCACGTTTCTGTCaaccaaatattttttattatatcttTTTCATATCTTGTTTCTTTAGTTTTACCACTCAGCATAGGGTAGGGACACTTAACACAATAACACAAAGATAGAATATCTAACGACGCTCTTGCTTTTACCTGCTAACCATTTCAATAAGGATAAAATATGATCTTTTTAGAACAGAACAGGGCAAGCTTCTAGGCTAGatgcattttttaaataaaaactcaACATCTCTTCTTGCTAGTATATAAACAATGTCATTTTTGACTATTGAAAAGGACATAGTTACTTCCAATATCCTACTAGAAaagaaaatgacaaaatttgACAAACGTTCAACAAGTAATATGCGAAGAGAACGACAAAGTGACGTGAGACAGAACTTCCAAAGTAATTTACCGTTCTTTACGATTCTTTGCAGCGTTCCGTACAAGTCTTGCCTCTCCTGAAGTCGGCATTTTCTGCAACTTAGCATTTGAAGGGTTATCCTGATAGAAAGTGGCTAAAAACCTGTGAAACAAAAGAGGATATCACATTTTTGGTGTTAATTTTCAGGGTTGTTGATGGTCGCTTCCATGCTCAGTTGAAATCCCCTGACCGTTGAgtaatagccaatcagaaagctTGATAAATTACAGCCTCGTTCCGGCGAGTATCCAAGCTCGAtcaaccacaggtaacccaaagcATGTTAAGACTTCAATTGATGACTTTTGTACCTTGGACTCGCTCCTGTACTCCcctgaaaaaataacaacaatggCGCTTTCTAGAGCCGGCTCACGGATTTTTATCACAGCTAGGAACTGTATTTCAAGACCTTCGTGTGGTCCACTgatcaaaaaagaaatactgGTGAGAAATGGCTCCTTATTTTATAAGATTCAACGATTTAGAATTTAGTTGAGATTACACAACAAAACTTACCAAGGGGGAGTGAGTTCTAGTAAATCAACAACCAGGTTCTCCAAAGTCTCAGTGACCAAAGTTCGTGTGTAATTTCGTAATCTCGTCCTTTCTTTGTTGCTTTGCAGTCCTCGCGTCCTTTTACTTCAACTTCGTCACTAAACTCTGATATGGAGTGTGACCCAAGGAAACTCCGACAAGAATGGGGTAAACCTTCATTCGATATCGCCACAATGACTAAACTTTTGGACAGTGACAATCACGAAAAACGCCAACAATTTCGTAAAATTCTGTCCGAAGACCCCCTCATGATTCCAAGATACAACATCTCCCTTGACGAAGAGAGAGACATTGCGTTGGAGAGACTGAAAAAGCTTTGTAGCCAAGGGTTTATATCAGTTCTGGACTTCAGACATAATCCGTTGTGGATTTTCGCGGCCCATGAGTTGGCTGCTGTTGTGGACGCTGCAATGGCAACTAAAATGACAGTTCAGTTCAACTTGTTTGGCGGAACAGTACTTAAGTTGGGAACAGAGAGGCATCACTCCAAACTCTTAAAGGTTAGAATGGCAAGGGTTTAACAAGAGTTTAGCTCCATACAGATCATATGAAACTTATGCCCTGGAATTTTGCCCTGCCAGGAAGATGTGTGTATatgcaagggggtgggggagctTTCCTTAATAAATTTGAAAGTGTCGGGCCTgatgatgcgactttttgtaaagtgtcatttaAATTTGAGGTTTTCGTCCTTGAGCTcaacatagcgcaaggatgatcaaggaaaaattcttaaaaagccaaaatctgggtatgtgcttTACAAGGAACTGATGACCATCTcatcttctttctctatctcttCGAAGTGCACATATTCAGggtttttctgtcatgtcCATACCCACCAATAAGTGGAAACATGCCATAAATGTAAAGTGAGTGAGTTTGTTTGTCTGTAGCCTGAGTTTTGAGCTTGGGGTTCTGTAACATATTTAATGGTTTTGTTTAATTGACACATAGTATTGCTAAATCAAATACAAACCTTTTAAAGAATGTATAATTTTGTCTTTTATCAAGCAATCAGTTTGTACATGTAACACTTGATATATATTTAGATACATATGTAAAACTTGTGTTCATGTAAAAAACTGCACATCGACCCTGATTTTATAATTGACCTTTTGACCGGTACTCGGAAATGGCTTTGAACTCAAAAGTAAGATTCTATTTTCATCTTTACTGTTTCAAAGGCCAGTGATATACTCACAGACCCCACCCTGGATTTTTCGCCCCACACATTCTAAAATTTATATACAGTACCACACTTCACCCTTCAGAATACAATGTgaataacatttaaaaaaaacaatcccCACCCCCACTCATCCTCCCTGAGTATGGTCAGACACCATTTTTAAAATTGTacacttggtatcttgctaagGATGCATTGTTGCATACCTGAGAAATGCCCCCATAAaatacctattttttttcttccatcTTTAGGGGATAGATTCACTTCAGGAAGTTGGATGTTTTGGCCTGACAGAACTTGGCTATGGAAACAATGCTGTTCAAATGGAAACAACTGCTGTCTATGACAAGGAGACAAAGGAGTTTATAGTTAACACACCTTCTCCTCTTGCTCAGAAATACTGGATTACAAATGGGGCTTGCCATGCACATCATATTGTTGTGTTTGCTCAGACATATGTTGATGGCGTCAACCAAGGTATATGGAAAtgttccgttttttttttttttttgtttttggtcATCCAAGCTCACTGTGCAGTTTGTATGAATGAAATTATAATGGGCTCACATTATTTTGTGTGACTCTTAGTTTATAGTATAGGGCCTGCTGTTACTGTCACTTAAAGTAAAAAACCGTGTTCTACCACTCACTTATACAGCCAATATTCGACTATGGGGCTATCGTCTGGGGCTCGACCAAAACACAACACATCGTTGATCCTGTCAAGTTCCAGAAACGATGTAGACGGGTTATACTTTATAAGAAATG
The sequence above is a segment of the Nematostella vectensis chromosome 2, jaNemVect1.1, whole genome shotgun sequence genome. Coding sequences within it:
- the LOC5525233 gene encoding uncharacterized protein LOC5525233 isoform X2; amino-acid sequence: MPTSGEARLVRNAAKNRKERVPVATKVSKFRSRIPRPTQQQKSGKENKEPSLKNNETKQRKPVSKAKPAPDFSKLHSKWDNKLQKVDAFVLADKSSITSKPLHTAYGGKKCVDPVEKEVEFEIDNNALQGILNNTGIQENQLKPQVSSRTSNVRTSINGKRTSIYYMGGRGSTSLYQRNTGATSHQLKIPLRPLNQQHNKPVTQGAAAAVSDEDDDEISFKPDNQALKSILSGAGVDEKQLHHQQGRHTLASSRLSSVGRSRASCFDAQSSKRTSIYYTGSKPSGFGRPSLGSCRAISQSGSTYTLNVGFKDIQTKKLQLTADSMPLSSENQGFSVGVRLPKQNENPLSDITTKSNQQHRYVAGSSVVGVQDNFYPGVVDQSSIGADESVCPDITQSRERHLTNTPMAVMHEQTSNNRHRQNKIDNPTVSFNEKRKAADIFVAPSRERLETNVSEAVFSRPDQGLCSRLYASDTQNRHNTNIDLSARNHNKQESIATPSRGRLESNSRIVIGTKQEMPFDGLQAGNLFITPSRGKMETNAMSALGNRQPVQEMGTGRLHSIDAFTPSRGKLDIKIQQDIHTGYSQQGIKMQNLNIRDAFTTSSRGKVEEPRPAESARKQVTWGDVLCTPHEEHLEKPISCLQSRTTELHSCMKQLKTAWPCPVSGRQQDDIVQKLFDEEEKPVRDTDSSQVYSRKYLEKRRWNQLSSPDSTLGNPSKGDCSNEQTLRLGRQDTVSIHSQKTLPYSCGNTLNLVTPRFQEQYKNHNPQTHESAYLINSTSGITTSMSNQNRGDEPLGLEYPRNSVTWNLEQTRDEKVVADNSSVQQKSLCTPLFPKTMSITLNDERGAKLENARALCSSHTDQPKDTWRAHQDMAVVGFSRKVQNNTPVRLSGAQTIIPHGLPTTQRDVNGAMSGRMDIRTTQRDVNGAMSGRMNIRTTQRDVNGAMSGRMDIRTTQWEHDVYSNHIPASAANTLSESKEILRAFQPTSINTPCFTPTTKRIRPVGMNIAGFPRQLPSPGRTPSYPETAISRTAAIPPPDFTSTPALEQVNNHEKPGFRLYKNGTVGSHNKGLFRGPVEASVEPLGRVSAVKTEMSQVTEGLRVSTSAVEARPECPLEGTKQVTVDTWCCSERLVMKGNCLYQDEPSIPAPTPGLNINLQTSAFKPVADESAQPPSRLNRNDGARIGIQAKQSPSNTATMLMENALLDAEVTLYSNLGGRLKSLKPKRELNNPLVSTLNGCQPWAFLPMREHDELMARRLYGVDDDIVE
- the LOC5525233 gene encoding uncharacterized protein LOC5525233 isoform X1 produces the protein MPTSGEARLVRNAAKNRKERVPVATKVSKFRSRIPRPTQQQKSGKENKEPSLKNNETKQRKPVSKAKPAPDFSKLHSKWDNKLQKGKAVSKKPNTKVDAFVLADKSSITSKPLHTAYGGKKCVDPVEKEVEFEIDNNALQGILNNTGIQENQLKPQVSSRTSNVRTSINGKRTSIYYMGGRGSTSLYQRNTGATSHQLKIPLRPLNQQHNKPVTQAAAAVSDEDDDEISFKPDNQALKSILSGAGVDEKQLHHQQGRHTLASSRLSSVGRSRASCFDAQSSKRTSIYYTGSKPSGFGRPSLGSCRAISQSGSTYTLNVGFKDIQTKKLQLTADSMPLSSENQGFSVGVRLPKQNENPLSDITTKSNQQHRYVAGSSVVGVQDNFYPGVVDQSSIGADESVCPDITQSRERHLTNTPMAVMHEQTSNNRHRQNKIDNPTVSFNEKRKAADIFVAPSRERLETNVSEAVFSRPDQGLCSRLYASDTQNRHNTNIDLSARNHNKQESIATPSRGRLESNSRIVIGTKQEMPFDGLQAGNLFITPSRGKMETNAMSALGNRQPVQEMGTGRLHSIDAFTPSRGKLDIKIQQDIHTGYSQQGIKMQNLNIRDAFTTSSRGKVEEPRPAESARKQVTWGDVLCTPHEEHLEKPISCLQSRTTELHSCMKQLKTAWPCPVSGRQQDDIVQKLFDEEEKPVRDTDSSQVYSRKYLEKRRWNQLSSPDSTLGNPSKGDCSNEQTLRLGRQDTVSIHSQKTLPYSCGNTLNLVTPRFQEQYKNHNPQTHESAYLINSTSGITTSMSNQNRGDEPLGLEYPRNSVTWNLEQTRDEKVVADNSSVQQKSLCTPLFPKTMSITLNDERGAKLENARALCSSHTDQPKDTWRAHQDMAVVGFSRKVQNNTPVRLSGAQTIIPHGLPTTQRDVNGAMSGRMDIRTTQRDVNGAMSGRMNIRTTQRDVNGAMSGRMDIRTTQWEHDVYSNHIPASAANTLSESKEILRAFQPTSINTPCFTPTTKRIRPVGMNIAGFPRQLPSPGRTPSYPETAISRTAAIPPPDFTSTPALEQVNNHEKPGFRLYKNGTVGSHNKGLFRGPVEASVEPLGRVSAVKTEMSQVTEGLRVSTSAVEARPECPLEGTKQVTVDTWCCSERLVMKGNCLYQDEPSIPAPTPGLNINLQTSAFKPVADESAQPPSRLNRNDGARIGIQAKQSPSNTATMLMENALLDAEVTLYSNLGGRLKSLKPKRELNNPLVSTLNGCQPWAFLPMREHDELMARRLYGVDDDIVE
- the LOC5525233 gene encoding uncharacterized protein LOC5525233 isoform X3 — protein: MPTSGEARLVRNAAKNRKERVPVATKVSKFRSRIPRPTQQQKSGKENKEPSLKNNETKQRKPVSKAKPAPDFSKLHSKWDNKLQKGKAVSKKPNTKVDAFVLADKSSITSKPLHTAYGGKKCVDPVEKEVEFEIDNNALQGILNNTGIQENQLKPQVSSRTSNVRTSINGKRTSIYYMGGRGSTSLYQRNTGATSHQLKIPLRPLNQQHNKPVTQGAAAAVSDEDDDEISFKPDNQALKSILSGAGVDEKQLHHQQGRHTLASSRLSSVGRSRASCFDAQSSKRTSIYYTGSKPSGFGRPSLGSCRAISQSGSTYTLNVGFKDIQTKKLQLTADSMPLSSENQGFSVGVRLPKQNENPLSDITTKSNQQHRYVAGSSVVGVQDNFYPGVVDQSSIGADESVCPDITQSRERHLTNTPMAVMHEQTSNNRHRQNKIDNPTVSFNEKRKAADIFVAPSRERLETNVSEAVFSRPDQGLCSRLYASDTQNRHNTNIDLSARNHNKQESIATPSRGRLESNSRIVIGTKQEMPFDGLQAGNLFITPSRGKMETNAMSALGNRQPVQEMGTGRLHSIDAFTPSRGKLDIKIQQDIHTGYSQQGIKMQNLNIRDAFTTSSRGKVEEPRPAESARKQVTWGDVLCTPHEEHLEKPISCLQSRTTELHSCMKQLKTAWPCPVSGRQQDDIVQKLFDEEEKPVRDTDSSQVYSRKYLEKRRWNQLSSPDSTLGNPSKGDCSNEQTLRLGRQDTVSIHSQKTLPYSCGNTLNLVTPRFQEQYKNHNPQTHESAYLINSTSGITTSMSNQNRGDEPLGLEYPRNSVTWNLEQTRDEKVVADNSSVQQKSLCTPLFPKTMSITLNDERGAKLENARALCSSHTDQPKDTWRAHQDMAVVGFSRKVQNNTPVRLSGAQTIIPHGLPTTQRDVNGAMSGRMDIRTTQRDVNGAMSGRMDIRTTQWEHDVYSNHIPASAANTLSESKEILRAFQPTSINTPCFTPTTKRIRPVGMNIAGFPRQLPSPGRTPSYPETAISRTAAIPPPDFTSTPALEQVNNHEKPGFRLYKNGTVGSHNKGLFRGPVEASVEPLGRVSAVKTEMSQVTEGLRVSTSAVEARPECPLEGTKQVTVDTWCCSERLVMKGNCLYQDEPSIPAPTPGLNINLQTSAFKPVADESAQPPSRLNRNDGARIGIQAKQSPSNTATMLMENALLDAEVTLYSNLGGRLKSLKPKRELNNPLVSTLNGCQPWAFLPMREHDELMARRLYGVDDDIVE